One part of the Phragmites australis chromosome 3, lpPhrAust1.1, whole genome shotgun sequence genome encodes these proteins:
- the LOC133913294 gene encoding autophagy-related protein 16-like has protein sequence MTMSEAEAGRTAIRRALKSLRRRHLVEEGAHSPAIEALTRPFAAHALQWKEKDEKHELELQQCYKAQSRLSGQLVTEIEEGKASKALLKEKEALITTLQNELKHTSEENVQLKQSLDEKTKALDLLIQEHQTVKAELEQALTKLKAAEDETKNLIDRWMLEKMKDAERLNEANAMYEEMVLKLKTAGVGGIQHNAQQEADGIIRRSEAGYMETPIPSTCTITIRAHDGGCGSLVFQNNSDKLISGGQDQTVKIWCAYTGALTSILHGCLGSVNDLAVTNDNKFVVAACSSNKLFVWEVNGGRPRHTLTGHTKNVSSVDASWVKSFVVASSSNDRTIKIWDLQTGFCKSTIMSASNPNSLAFIDGDIICSGHRDGNLRLWDIRSGKCTTQIAAHLDVTSVCVSRSKNFVLTSGRDNVHNLFDVRTLEVCGTFRATGNRMVSSWGRPCISPDDNCIAAGSSDGSVYIWSRLKNEMPTIIEGHSSPVLASAWCGLGPLATSDRNHIYIWT, from the exons AT GACGATGTCGGAGGCCGAGGCCGGCAGGACGGCTATCCGGCGCGCCCTGAAGTCATTGCGGCGGAGGCACCTCGTCGAGGAAGGAGCGCACAGCCCGGCTATCGAGGCGCTTACCCGGCCCTTCGCCGCCCAC GCTTTGCAGTGGAAGGAGAAGGATGAGAAGCACGAGTTGGAGCTGCAGCAGTGCTACAAGGCACAATCCCGTTTGTCTGGGCAGCTTGTTACCGAGATAGAAGAGGGGAAAGCATCAAAAGCGCTGCTCAAGGAGAAAGAAGCATTGATTACCACTTTGCAGAATGAACTGAAGCATACTAG CGAAGAGAATGTGCAGCTAAAGCAGTCGCTTGACGAAAAAACAAAAGCATTAGATCTCCTCATTCAAGAGCACCAGACGGTTAAAGCTGAACTTGAACAGGCATTAACGAAACTAAAAGCTGCAGAGGATGAAACCAAGAATCTGATTGATCGATGGATGCTAGAGAAGATGAAGGATGCAGAGAGGCTCAATGAG gCCAATGCGATGTATGAGGAGATGGTTCTAAAGCTAAAGACAGCTGGAGTTGGTGGTATACAACACAATGCACAACAAGAAGCTGATGGCATCATACGTCGTTCTGAAGCTGGGTACATGGAAACACCAATCCCATCAACATGCACAATCACCATTCGTGCTCATGATGGTGGGTGTGGATCTTTAGTGTTCCAGAATAACTCAGACAAGCTAATTAGTGGCGGTCAGGATCAAACTGTTAAGATATGGTGTGCATATACTGGTGCTTTGACCTCTATTCTACATGGTTGCTTGGGGTCTGTTAACGACCTTGCTGTGACCAATGATAACAAGTTTGTGGTCGCTGCCTGTAGCTCCAACAAACTGTTTGTGTGGGAAGTTAATGGGGGGCGTCCTCGTCACACTCTCACTGGTCACACAAAAAATGTTTCTTCTGTCGATGCAAGCTGGGTGAAAAGCTTTGTTGTTGCTAGTTCATCCAATGATCGTACTATCAAGATTTGGGATCTCCAGACAGGTTTCTGCAAAAGCACCATAATGTCAGCAAGCAACCCCAACTCACTAGCTTTCATTGATGGTGACATCATTTGTTCAGGTCATAGGGATGGAAACCTTCGGTTATGGGACATCCGTAGTGGGAAATGCACTACACAGATAGCTGCTCATCTTGATGTCACCTCGGTCTGTGTGTCACGGAGCAAAAATTTTGTTCTTACAAGTGGGAGGGATAATGTGCACAACCTTTTTGATGTCAGAACTTTGGAGGTTTGTGGAACATTCAGGGCCACGGGTAACAGAATGGTGAGCAGCTGGGGCAGACCTTGTATAAGCCCTGATGATAATTGCATTGCTGCTGGTTCTTCTGATGGGTCTGTTTATATATGGTCGAGACTGAAGAATGAGATGCCGACCATCATAGAGGGTCATTCTTCACCAGTTCTCGCAAGTGCGTGGTGTGGGCTAGGACCCCTCGCGACCTCAGACAGGAATCATATTTATATCTGGACTTGA
- the LOC133913295 gene encoding FCS-Like Zinc finger 8-like isoform X2 → MFLRSKIQEMIPRRRSRSMNGASAQRSHISDQLASSSAIPCDSDSRGGGGAGGSKSATARVLFASPRLLHSSSLPTGSVFAKDPAPDADSETAFSLSPTSVLDAAAAFASGSDVVGKRRPWLEGLHGLTDALDSDQQERGVLAATSPAVRAQAPPLVRSCSLDRRVEFGVKNKSSWLPLRCGGRESPTRAPADPGEMEPSSEDYTCVISRGPNPRTVHIFGDRVVEGAGLADASGTESSPRPINLPARGDRGFLSL, encoded by the coding sequence ATGTTCTTGAGATCAAAGATCCAGGAGATGATCccgaggaggaggtcgaggtCGATGAACGGCGCCAGCGCGCAGCGGAGCCACATCTCCGATCAGCTCGCGAGCTCGTCGGCAATTCCATGCGACAGCGACAGCCGTGGTgggggcggcgctggcggcagTAAGAGCGCTACAGCTCGTGTGCTGTTCGCATCTCCGAGGCTGTTGCACTCTTCCTCCCTGCCCACCGGCAGCGTCTTCGCCAAGGACCCAGCGCCGGACGCCGACTCCGAGACGGCCTTCTCCTTGAGCCCGACCTCCGTgctcgacgcggcggcggccttCGCGTCCGGCTCCGATGTCGTCGGCAAGCGCCGGCCGTGGCTCGAGGGGCTGCACGGCCTCACCGACGCGCTGGACTCCGACCAGCAGGAAAGGGGCGTCCTTGCGGCGACGTCGCCGGCTGTCAGGGCGCAAGCGCCGCCCCTGGTCAGATCGTGTTCCCTCGACCGCCGTGTCGAGTTCGGCGTCAAGAACAAGAGCTCGTGGCTGCCCCTGCGCTGCGGTGGCCGCGAGTCTCCGACGCGGGCACCGGCCGATCCAGGGGAGATGGAACCGTCGTCGGAGGACTACACGTGCGTCATCTCCCGCGGTCCAAACCCGAGGACGGTGCACATCTTCGGCGACCGCGTCGTGGAGGGCGCCGGGCTCGCCGATGCGAGCGGCACGGAGAGCTCGCCGCGGCCGATAAATTTGCCGGCGCGCGGCGACAGGGGCTTCTTGAGCTTGTGA
- the LOC133913295 gene encoding FCS-Like Zinc finger 8-like isoform X1, translated as MNIANRPFFCDNVCGCRVLFRLSSVLGMFLRSKIQEMIPRRRSRSMNGASAQRSHISDQLASSSAIPCDSDSRGGGGAGGSKSATARVLFASPRLLHSSSLPTGSVFAKDPAPDADSETAFSLSPTSVLDAAAAFASGSDVVGKRRPWLEGLHGLTDALDSDQQERGVLAATSPAVRAQAPPLVRSCSLDRRVEFGVKNKSSWLPLRCGGRESPTRAPADPGEMEPSSEDYTCVISRGPNPRTVHIFGDRVVEGAGLADASGTESSPRPINLPARGDRGFLSL; from the coding sequence ATGAACATCGCAAATCGACCTTTCTTTTGTGATAACGTCTGTGGATGCAGAGTGCTGTTCAGGCTGTCCAGTGTTCTTGGCATGTTCTTGAGATCAAAGATCCAGGAGATGATCccgaggaggaggtcgaggtCGATGAACGGCGCCAGCGCGCAGCGGAGCCACATCTCCGATCAGCTCGCGAGCTCGTCGGCAATTCCATGCGACAGCGACAGCCGTGGTgggggcggcgctggcggcagTAAGAGCGCTACAGCTCGTGTGCTGTTCGCATCTCCGAGGCTGTTGCACTCTTCCTCCCTGCCCACCGGCAGCGTCTTCGCCAAGGACCCAGCGCCGGACGCCGACTCCGAGACGGCCTTCTCCTTGAGCCCGACCTCCGTgctcgacgcggcggcggccttCGCGTCCGGCTCCGATGTCGTCGGCAAGCGCCGGCCGTGGCTCGAGGGGCTGCACGGCCTCACCGACGCGCTGGACTCCGACCAGCAGGAAAGGGGCGTCCTTGCGGCGACGTCGCCGGCTGTCAGGGCGCAAGCGCCGCCCCTGGTCAGATCGTGTTCCCTCGACCGCCGTGTCGAGTTCGGCGTCAAGAACAAGAGCTCGTGGCTGCCCCTGCGCTGCGGTGGCCGCGAGTCTCCGACGCGGGCACCGGCCGATCCAGGGGAGATGGAACCGTCGTCGGAGGACTACACGTGCGTCATCTCCCGCGGTCCAAACCCGAGGACGGTGCACATCTTCGGCGACCGCGTCGTGGAGGGCGCCGGGCTCGCCGATGCGAGCGGCACGGAGAGCTCGCCGCGGCCGATAAATTTGCCGGCGCGCGGCGACAGGGGCTTCTTGAGCTTGTGA
- the LOC133913296 gene encoding uncharacterized protein LOC133913296, with protein MEDTAVEEAEVSGAAEFAPALVAAHPQGHSVAVAVGPELRVFDLKAGCAVSLSDDCGGGSHSDAIRAICFSVNGVLFASGGDDKLVKVWKTDSWRCIRTLTSEKRVSAVAISNDDLYVTFSDKFGVVWLVTMGDDGGEQVSVDNKPVSILGHYCSIITSMKFSPDGRFIATADRDFKIRVTLFPNNPLKGAHEIQSFCLGHTDFVSCIAFARISESQSFLISGGGDSTVRLWDYINGYLLDTCQVRDKVGEFIETNETDDSNLAIADICLSNDGSLVAVAIQSFNGVMLLTCDLIGKKLSFLKVITMEKSYIPTSLASSLSAELLWTVMGASNVPNQAASQLFTRLRIIPHFQNDLLSSSNNGPVILEDSEVPHGEKLLLALQGSLDIAKQEEVLASVLASLKVSMHKMLVKKHYSEERREQRKRGRNDKKIKS; from the exons atggAGGACACagcggtggaggaggcggaggtgagCGGCGCGGCGGAGTTCGCGCCGGCGCTCGTCGCCGCCCACCCGCAAGGCCActccgtcgccgtcgccgtcgggcCCGAGCTCCGCGTGTTCGATCTCAA GGCTGGTTGTGCAGTTTCATTGTCAGATGACTGTGGCGGCGGTTCTCATTCGGATGCTATTAGAGCTATTTGCTTTAGTGTGAATGGTGTTTTGTTTGCGTCTGGTGGTGATGACAAGCTTGTGAAGGTGTGGAAGACTGATTCGTGGCGTTGCATCCGGACTCT AACTTCAGAGAAGAGGGTCAGCGCAGTTGCTATTAGCAACGATGATCTGTATGTTACTTTTTCTGATAAATTTGGCGTTGTTTGGTTAGTCACTATGGGGGATGATGGTGGAGAGCAGGTTTCAGTTGATAACAAACCTGTGTCAATTCTTGGTCACTATTGTAGTATCATCACTAGCATG AAGTTTTCACCAGACGGACGGTTTATTGCTACTGCTGATAGGGACTTTAAAATCCGA GTCACATTATTCCCAAATAATCCTCTAAAAGGGGCCCACGAAATACAGAGCTTTTGCCTTGGACATACAGA CTTTGTCTCGTGCATCGCCTTCGCACGCATATCAGAAAGTCAGAGCTTTCTTATATCAGGAGGCGGCGATTCAACT GTTCGCCTATGGGACTACATAAATGGATATCTCCTTGATACATGTCAAGTCAGAGACAAG GTGGGAGAATTCATAGAGACAAACGAAACTGATGACAGCAATCTAGCCATTGCAGATATATGTCTGAGTAATGACGGCTCACTGGTCGCCGTAGCAATTCAAAG TTTCAATGGCGTAATGCTTTTAACATGTGATCTAATAGGAAAGAAGTTATCTTTTCTAAAG GTGATTACAATGGAAAAGAGCTATATTCCCACTAGCTTAGCTTCCAGCTTATCAGCAGAACTCCTGTGGACTGTCATGGGCGCATCAAACGTGCCTAACCAGGCTGCCTCCCAGTTATTTACCCGTTTAAGGATCATTCCCCACTTCCAAAATGATCTATTATCGTCTTCTAATAATGGTCCTGTAATCCTCGAAGACAGTGAAGTACCACACGGTGAGAAGCTTCTTTTGGCGCTGCAAGGGAGCCTTGACATTGCAaagcaagaggaagtgttaGCCTCAGTGCTGGCTTCGCTGAAAGTTTCGATGCATAAGATGCTGGTGAAGAAGCACTACtcggaagagagaagagagcagaGGAAAAGAGGCAGAAACGATAAGAAAATCAAGAGCTAG